Proteins encoded within one genomic window of Candidatus Methylacidiphilales bacterium:
- a CDS encoding phosphoenolpyruvate carboxylase yields the protein MKPKSAFAQFHHDIVFLGTLLGNHILESEGKALYVIIESLRKDCIAITQVFNARKQRTLIKKLSTLSDDELETVMHAFNIFSLLANVCEDVTRIRFEYDNNDVIGTVAKNLSKRISLNQIGNFFDRATISPVFTAHPTEVQRVSIMHCEQMLRETLLGRTTKSLRSDDFERIGLLKACITMLWNTKFTRVHPLTVKNEINNVLHWYELTLFSVIPNLYSHIERTFKTTINVPFLQFGHWQGGDRDGNPNVTAGDLEFAVEQNHSLMRKRYLSMLHNLYDELPISSQELKINNPLQSLIKNSPDTEIHHTQEPYRLAIATIVNKVNNNIYCSGTELYKDLEIIYQSLIENRLSTLARQWVKPILHTTKVFGLHLATIDIRQSAKEHQTLLVAIALKLGCDYLKLSITERFAFLTTILKNPRQIDLPEGSEQSLVKEITIFKTIGKLQQQYGDHIFQSYIISNCESALDLYQLLALLCVTNPTKSVDSHIRMVVPLFESIASLNKSDIILQEYLTRIKENNFALPPSIEIMLGYSDSNKDGGIFMSNHSIFQASRKIHKVIKGEFGIATRFFHGRGGSTSRGGGPTHQAIKAQPSNTVDGRIRYTEQGEVISSKYNHSSVAFNTLATVVASVVESQFCPPRFARARSETDRFYSIADTIAQHSENSYRALVHEHKEFFNYVINTTPLNVISKLNLGSRPVARGQTLSMSNIRAIPWVFAWAQSRVALPGWYGLGSGLVEAKKQFGLPTLRLMWEQWDFFKMIISNANMTMSKTNLSIAKLYAGLMQDRNTADEIWQQIEAEWHQTNKMIIMITGSKNKLQDNQALQHTINYRLPFIDAINYLQLETMKRLQSKPDDQTLTTMLLVSIHGVALALRNTG from the coding sequence ATTAAAAAATTGTCTACATTATCGGATGATGAACTTGAAACCGTGATGCATGCCTTTAATATTTTTTCATTGCTGGCTAATGTCTGTGAAGATGTAACGAGGATTCGATTTGAGTATGACAATAATGATGTAATTGGTACTGTAGCAAAAAATCTTAGCAAGAGGATTTCACTTAATCAAATCGGTAATTTTTTTGATCGTGCTACTATTTCTCCTGTATTCACAGCCCATCCTACCGAAGTGCAACGAGTGAGTATTATGCACTGCGAACAGATGTTACGAGAAACCTTGCTAGGTAGAACAACAAAATCTCTGCGTAGTGATGATTTTGAAAGAATTGGCTTATTAAAAGCCTGCATTACTATGCTATGGAATACCAAATTTACCAGAGTGCATCCTTTAACTGTAAAAAATGAAATAAATAATGTATTACATTGGTACGAGTTAACCTTATTTTCTGTAATTCCAAATCTCTATTCTCACATCGAACGAACATTTAAAACAACCATTAATGTTCCATTTTTACAGTTTGGTCATTGGCAAGGTGGTGATAGAGACGGGAACCCAAATGTGACTGCTGGTGATTTAGAATTTGCCGTAGAACAAAATCACTCACTCATGCGAAAGAGATATCTTTCCATGTTGCATAATCTGTATGATGAATTACCAATTAGTAGTCAAGAGTTAAAAATAAATAATCCACTGCAAAGTTTGATTAAAAACAGTCCAGACACTGAAATACACCATACCCAAGAACCCTATCGCCTCGCCATAGCAACTATAGTAAATAAAGTCAATAATAATATTTATTGCAGTGGCACTGAACTTTATAAAGATTTAGAAATAATCTATCAATCGCTAATTGAAAACAGGCTTTCTACGCTCGCAAGACAATGGGTTAAGCCGATATTACACACAACAAAAGTTTTCGGCCTACACTTAGCTACTATTGATATCCGGCAGTCAGCCAAGGAACACCAAACATTATTAGTGGCAATTGCTCTCAAGCTAGGATGTGACTATCTTAAACTTTCAATCACAGAGCGTTTTGCTTTTCTAACTACTATACTCAAAAACCCTCGGCAAATTGACCTACCTGAAGGTAGCGAACAGTCCTTAGTAAAAGAGATTACTATTTTTAAAACGATTGGGAAATTACAACAACAATATGGTGATCATATTTTTCAATCATACATTATAAGCAACTGTGAATCAGCGCTTGATCTGTATCAACTTCTGGCATTACTTTGTGTTACTAACCCAACTAAAAGTGTAGATAGCCACATTCGGATGGTTGTACCACTCTTTGAATCAATTGCCTCTCTAAATAAATCAGACATAATTTTACAGGAATACTTAACAAGAATAAAAGAAAATAATTTTGCTCTACCTCCAAGTATAGAAATTATGCTCGGCTATTCAGATAGCAATAAAGATGGTGGAATATTTATGAGCAATCATAGCATATTTCAAGCCTCTAGAAAAATCCATAAAGTAATAAAAGGTGAGTTCGGTATAGCCACACGATTTTTCCACGGCAGAGGGGGTAGCACAAGTAGAGGGGGTGGTCCAACTCATCAAGCAATTAAAGCACAACCTAGCAATACCGTGGATGGGCGTATTCGCTACACCGAACAAGGCGAAGTGATTTCTTCAAAATACAACCACAGTTCTGTAGCATTTAATACGCTAGCTACAGTTGTAGCCTCGGTAGTTGAATCTCAATTCTGCCCTCCTCGCTTTGCTCGGGCTAGATCAGAAACCGATCGTTTTTATTCTATTGCGGATACCATTGCTCAGCACAGCGAAAATTCCTATCGAGCACTCGTTCATGAGCATAAAGAATTTTTTAACTATGTAATTAACACTACCCCTTTAAATGTAATAAGCAAATTAAACCTTGGATCACGACCAGTAGCACGAGGACAAACCTTAAGCATGTCTAACATTCGTGCGATTCCATGGGTTTTTGCCTGGGCACAGTCTCGAGTCGCCCTACCTGGCTGGTATGGACTTGGTAGCGGTTTGGTAGAAGCTAAAAAGCAATTTGGACTACCCACACTCAGATTAATGTGGGAACAGTGGGATTTTTTTAAAATGATAATTTCTAATGCGAATATGACTATGTCAAAAACTAATCTTTCAATAGCAAAATTATACGCTGGATTAATGCAAGATAGAAATACGGCAGATGAGATTTGGCAACAGATTGAAGCAGAATGGCATCAAACCAACAAGATGATTATTATGATAACCGGATCAAAAAATAAATTGCAGGACAATCAAGCTCTGCAACATACCATTAATTACCGACTTCCATTTATTGATGCGATAAACTATCTTCAATTAGAAACTATGAAGCGCCTACAATCAAAACCTGATGATCAAACCTTAACTACCATGCTGCTCGTTAGTATTCATGGTGTGGCATTAGCCTTGCGCAACACTGGCTAA